One window of Chryseobacterium indologenes genomic DNA carries:
- a CDS encoding DUF308 domain-containing protein, which yields MMFNWLSLVTGLFYIVLGIVVIVYKFFFTILEPAVAYALGVVLVIYGIFRIYRAISRIKKSRNEE from the coding sequence ATGATGTTCAATTGGTTATCCCTGGTTACGGGATTGTTTTATATCGTTTTAGGAATTGTAGTGATTGTCTACAAATTCTTCTTTACTATTTTAGAACCTGCTGTTGCCTATGCATTAGGTGTAGTGCTGGTTATCTATGGTATTTTCAGAATTTACAGGGCGATCTCAAGAATTAAAAAATCGAGAAATGAAGAATAG
- a CDS encoding energy transducer TonB gives MADENVYGQNLTLDEIVFENRNKEYGAYDLRHQYPRLLTKSFIIGTALFLLAALSPFIYLTIKNLTAPPKQEVKADLVDIIEEEPIIEQPKEEEPPPPPPPKEEEKIEVIQNVVPEPVKAPKIETPPPPISKQLETTTGLQNQEGVKAPAYTPPPPPPSTGTKASTVEVKANNPNEIYKDVDQSAEYPGGMGALRKFLGDNFDTSLMEGGEGTLKAKLKFVVEKDGTVSAVTIEEKSPNSDFNSEAVRVVKKLKKWTPAKRNGESVRSYYSVPFTMNFE, from the coding sequence ATGGCAGATGAAAATGTATACGGTCAGAATCTTACTTTAGACGAGATCGTATTTGAAAATAGAAACAAGGAATATGGTGCCTATGATCTTAGACATCAGTATCCGAGACTTTTAACAAAGTCTTTTATTATCGGAACAGCATTATTCCTTTTGGCAGCTTTGTCTCCGTTCATCTATCTTACGATTAAAAATCTTACAGCTCCGCCTAAACAAGAAGTAAAGGCAGATCTTGTAGATATTATCGAGGAAGAACCGATTATCGAGCAGCCTAAAGAAGAAGAACCACCGCCACCTCCTCCTCCAAAAGAAGAAGAGAAAATTGAGGTGATTCAAAACGTAGTTCCTGAGCCTGTAAAAGCTCCGAAAATTGAAACGCCACCGCCGCCAATCTCTAAGCAGTTGGAAACAACAACTGGTTTACAGAATCAGGAGGGGGTAAAGGCTCCTGCTTATACGCCACCGCCACCACCACCATCTACAGGTACTAAAGCCAGTACTGTAGAAGTAAAAGCAAATAATCCTAACGAGATCTATAAAGATGTTGACCAATCTGCAGAATATCCTGGAGGTATGGGAGCATTAAGAAAGTTCTTGGGAGATAATTTCGATACTTCTTTAATGGAAGGAGGTGAAGGAACGCTTAAAGCTAAGCTTAAGTTCGTTGTAGAAAAAGACGGAACTGTTTCTGCAGTTACTATTGAAGAGAAATCTCCAAATAGCGACTTCAACAGTGAAGCTGTACGTGTAGTTAAGAAACTTAAAAAATGGACTCCTGCGAAAAGAAACGGGGAGAGCGTTAGATCTTACTATAGTGTACCATTTACTATGAACTTTGAATAA
- a CDS encoding ExbD/TolR family protein, translated as MAEVQVQEKGGKGGKVRSKKQSTRVDMTPMVDLGFLLITFFMFTTTFSKPNVMDLGLPAKPKDETKKPPPTEIKLSNSISILLGKNNRVFWHQQDATSLNDQTLMETTLDREGIRKVIQQAKSRAADQTKFTVIIKPTDDAVYKNFVDILDEMAITKSEQYGVTDIKPWEKAVYEKKVGGAAAPAAATK; from the coding sequence ATGGCAGAAGTACAAGTACAAGAAAAAGGCGGCAAGGGCGGCAAGGTCCGTTCCAAGAAGCAGAGTACCAGAGTCGATATGACTCCGATGGTGGACTTGGGTTTTCTATTGATTACCTTCTTTATGTTCACAACTACGTTCAGTAAACCGAACGTGATGGATTTGGGTCTTCCGGCTAAACCGAAAGATGAAACAAAAAAACCACCTCCAACAGAAATTAAACTTTCTAACTCAATTTCTATCTTATTAGGAAAAAATAATAGAGTTTTCTGGCACCAGCAGGATGCTACATCCTTGAATGACCAAACTCTTATGGAAACTACTCTTGATAGAGAAGGAATTAGAAAAGTAATTCAGCAGGCAAAATCTAGAGCTGCAGATCAAACGAAATTTACCGTGATCATTAAGCCAACTGACGATGCTGTATATAAGAACTTTGTTGATATTCTTGATGAAATGGCAATTACCAAAAGTGAGCAGTACGGTGTTACTGACATTAAGCCTTGGGAAAAAGCTGTTTACGAGAAAAAAGTAGGAGGTGCTGCTGCACCAGCTGCTGCTACAAAGTAA
- a CDS encoding ExbD/TolR family protein, which produces MARVKPKRHGVITDMTAMCDVAFLLLTFFILTTQFKKPDVEQIKPPSSISEKLLPDASLMTINATPDGKFYFQPVENASERIALLDKMGQKYGITFDNNQKAAFQKVQAIGVPMNQLKGYLDMPADEQKNYKSPTGIPMDSTNKQLIDWVKESLSVNPDYKLAIKGDVTTQYPKVKSLFEGLRDIDFLKFWLITSQEGKPNE; this is translated from the coding sequence ATGGCGAGAGTCAAACCAAAAAGACATGGAGTAATTACGGACATGACTGCAATGTGTGACGTTGCGTTCCTACTCCTTACGTTCTTTATCTTGACCACTCAGTTTAAAAAACCTGACGTGGAGCAGATCAAACCGCCATCTTCAATTTCGGAAAAATTGCTTCCTGATGCTAGTTTAATGACTATCAACGCTACTCCGGACGGAAAATTCTATTTCCAGCCAGTAGAAAACGCATCAGAAAGAATTGCTCTTTTGGATAAAATGGGACAAAAGTATGGTATTACTTTTGACAACAACCAGAAAGCAGCTTTCCAGAAAGTTCAGGCAATTGGAGTTCCAATGAACCAACTTAAAGGGTACTTGGATATGCCTGCAGATGAGCAGAAAAATTATAAGAGTCCTACAGGTATTCCTATGGACAGTACAAATAAGCAATTAATTGATTGGGTAAAAGAAAGTTTGAGCGTTAACCCTGACTATAAGTTAGCGATTAAAGGTGACGTTACAACTCAGTATCCTAAAGTTAAAAGTCTATTTGAGGGTTTAAGAGATATTGATTTTCTTAAATTTTGGTTGATTACATCACAAGAAGGTAAACCTAACGAATAA
- a CDS encoding MotA/TolQ/ExbB proton channel family protein, which translates to MEMNVSKNDEQVVARKAGGLNPAVIIPILFIIGVCIYLFVLGSPGNFKDADKLGSGSVAFSSVEGKDIHPESFLGIIYKGGVIVPILITFMITVIVFSFERYFVLGKAAGKGNLDNFVVQVRSLLNQNKIDEAIEECDRQQGSVGNVVKEGLTTYKALSHDTTLNKEQKMVALNKAIEEATTLEMPMLEKNMMILSTLGTVATLVALLGTVIGMIKAFFALGSGGGTPDAAALSTGISEALINTALGIGTSAIAIILYNFFTSKIDGLTYKIDEISMSIQQSFAEFN; encoded by the coding sequence ATGGAAATGAATGTTTCAAAAAATGATGAGCAAGTAGTTGCTAGAAAGGCAGGAGGTTTAAATCCAGCTGTTATTATTCCTATTCTATTTATTATAGGAGTATGTATTTATTTATTCGTTCTTGGTAGCCCAGGAAACTTTAAAGATGCAGATAAACTAGGAAGTGGATCTGTAGCTTTTTCAAGTGTTGAAGGAAAAGACATTCACCCAGAATCGTTTTTAGGTATTATCTACAAAGGAGGGGTTATCGTACCAATCTTGATTACTTTCATGATTACTGTAATCGTTTTCTCTTTTGAAAGATATTTCGTTCTTGGTAAAGCTGCCGGAAAAGGAAACTTAGACAACTTCGTTGTACAAGTAAGAAGCTTACTAAACCAAAACAAAATTGACGAAGCTATCGAAGAGTGTGACAGACAACAAGGTTCTGTAGGTAACGTAGTAAAAGAAGGTCTTACTACTTACAAAGCATTATCTCACGATACTACATTAAATAAGGAGCAGAAAATGGTAGCGCTTAACAAAGCTATCGAAGAAGCTACTACTCTTGAGATGCCAATGCTTGAGAAAAACATGATGATCCTTTCTACTTTAGGTACTGTTGCAACGTTAGTAGCACTACTTGGAACGGTAATCGGGATGATCAAGGCGTTCTTCGCATTAGGTTCAGGAGGTGGTACTCCGGATGCTGCTGCTCTATCTACAGGTATCTCTGAAGCCTTGATCAACACGGCATTAGGTATTGGTACTTCAGCAATCGCTATTATCCTTTATAACTTCTTTACTTCTAAAATTGACGGATTAACTTACAAGATCGATGAGATCTCTATGAGTATCCAACAATCTTTCGCTGAATTCAACTAA
- the leuS gene encoding leucine--tRNA ligase: MFYDHQQIEKKWQKYWEENQTYKTSNNTDKPKFYVLDMFPYPSGAGLHVGHPLGYIASDIYARYKRHQGFNVLHPVGYDSFGLPAEQYAIQTGQHPAITTEQNINRYEEQLRKIGFSFDWSREVRTSDASYYKWTQWIFIQLYHSWYNKNTDKAESIDSLIQHFEEKGTEGLNANQNDELNFTAEEWKIASDLDKEDILLNYRLAYRAETTVNWCPALGTVLANDEVKDGKSERGGFPVFQKKMMQWSMRISAYSERLLQGLNTLDWPQPLKDSQEYWIGKSQGAQVQFKVEGHDEIVEVFTTRPDTIFGATFMVLAPENPLVETITTDAQKIEVDTYIEETSKKTERDRMSDVKNVSGAFTGSYAINPFSNEKMPIYISDYVLMGYGTGAVMAVPAHDERDHRFAKKFNLEIKKVVETEEDVQEKSFDSKDSVCVNSDFLNGLNYNDAKSKIIAEIETKGIGHGTTNYRQRDAIFSRQRYWGEPVPIYYKDGMPYTLPISALPLELPEVEKYLPTEDGDPPLGNAKEFAWDEANQKVVATDLVDDKTIFPLELSTMPGWAGSSWYFLRYMDPQNDGEFCAKDLSDYWGQVDLYIGGSEHATGHLLYSRFWNMFLKDRGYINHDEPFQKLINQGMILGMSAFVYRIDGTNQYVSKNLAKDYQTQQIHVDVSLLKGTSDELDTEAFKAWRPDYANAEFILEDGKYITDREVEKMSKSKYNVVNPDDICEEYGADGLRLYEMFLGPLEQSKPWNTQGLSGVYGFLKKFWNLYFNEDSFEVSEEEPTKAEYKVLHTLIKKVVYDIENFSFNTSVSSFMIAVNELQKIKCNKRNILEPLAVIISPYAPHICEELWSLLGHDTSIEFEQFPVLNEDYLVEDEIQYPVSVNGKMKFKISLSAQLSAKEVEDLVISSEKMQQILEGKTPKKIIVVPHRIVNIVI; encoded by the coding sequence GTGTTTTACGATCATCAGCAGATAGAAAAAAAGTGGCAGAAATACTGGGAGGAAAATCAAACCTATAAAACCTCTAATAATACGGATAAACCCAAATTTTATGTACTCGATATGTTTCCGTATCCATCCGGAGCAGGTCTTCACGTAGGTCATCCGCTGGGATATATAGCATCGGATATCTATGCAAGATATAAAAGACATCAGGGGTTTAATGTTCTTCACCCGGTAGGATATGACAGCTTTGGACTTCCTGCTGAACAGTATGCTATCCAGACAGGACAGCATCCGGCTATTACTACAGAACAAAATATCAACAGATACGAGGAGCAGTTAAGAAAAATAGGATTTTCATTCGACTGGAGCAGAGAAGTGAGAACTTCAGATGCCTCATACTATAAATGGACACAGTGGATCTTTATCCAGCTGTACCACTCTTGGTACAATAAAAATACTGACAAGGCAGAATCTATTGATTCATTAATCCAACATTTTGAAGAAAAAGGAACCGAAGGATTAAATGCCAATCAAAACGATGAATTAAATTTCACAGCAGAAGAATGGAAGATAGCTTCCGATCTTGACAAAGAAGATATTCTGTTAAACTATCGTCTTGCTTACAGAGCTGAAACTACGGTGAACTGGTGCCCTGCATTAGGAACTGTATTGGCAAATGATGAAGTGAAAGACGGTAAATCTGAAAGAGGAGGATTCCCTGTTTTCCAAAAGAAAATGATGCAGTGGAGTATGAGAATTTCTGCCTACTCTGAAAGATTATTACAAGGATTAAATACTTTGGACTGGCCACAACCTTTGAAAGACTCCCAGGAATACTGGATTGGAAAATCTCAGGGTGCACAGGTTCAGTTTAAAGTTGAAGGCCACGATGAAATCGTTGAGGTATTTACAACAAGACCTGATACCATTTTTGGAGCAACCTTTATGGTATTGGCTCCGGAGAATCCTTTAGTTGAAACTATTACTACCGATGCTCAGAAAATAGAAGTAGATACTTATATAGAAGAAACTTCCAAAAAAACGGAAAGAGACAGAATGTCTGACGTGAAAAACGTGAGTGGAGCTTTCACAGGAAGTTATGCAATCAATCCGTTCAGCAATGAGAAAATGCCGATCTATATTTCAGACTATGTATTGATGGGATATGGAACAGGAGCGGTTATGGCTGTTCCGGCACATGACGAACGTGATCACAGATTTGCTAAGAAATTCAACCTTGAAATTAAAAAAGTTGTAGAAACTGAAGAAGACGTTCAGGAGAAATCTTTTGATTCTAAAGATTCAGTTTGCGTAAACTCTGATTTCTTAAACGGATTGAATTATAATGACGCGAAATCAAAAATCATTGCTGAGATCGAAACTAAAGGTATCGGTCATGGAACAACAAACTACAGACAGCGTGATGCAATTTTCTCAAGACAGCGTTATTGGGGAGAACCTGTTCCTATATATTATAAGGATGGGATGCCTTACACATTGCCGATCTCTGCTTTACCATTGGAACTTCCTGAAGTTGAAAAATATTTACCAACAGAAGACGGAGATCCGCCATTAGGAAATGCGAAAGAATTTGCATGGGATGAGGCTAACCAGAAAGTAGTTGCTACAGATCTTGTTGATGATAAAACTATTTTCCCGTTAGAATTATCTACTATGCCGGGCTGGGCAGGAAGCTCATGGTATTTCCTTAGATATATGGATCCTCAGAATGACGGAGAGTTCTGTGCAAAAGACCTTTCAGATTATTGGGGACAAGTTGATTTATATATTGGTGGTAGCGAACACGCAACAGGTCACTTATTATATTCCCGTTTCTGGAATATGTTCTTAAAGGACAGAGGATATATCAATCATGATGAGCCATTCCAGAAATTGATCAACCAAGGGATGATCTTAGGAATGAGTGCATTTGTATATAGAATTGACGGAACTAACCAATATGTATCTAAAAATTTAGCTAAAGATTACCAGACTCAGCAGATTCACGTTGACGTATCCTTATTAAAAGGAACTTCTGATGAATTGGATACTGAAGCTTTCAAAGCCTGGAGACCGGATTATGCTAATGCAGAATTTATTCTGGAAGACGGAAAATACATCACAGACCGTGAAGTAGAGAAAATGTCAAAGTCAAAATACAATGTGGTAAACCCTGATGACATCTGTGAAGAGTATGGAGCTGATGGTTTAAGACTGTATGAAATGTTCCTGGGGCCATTAGAACAATCCAAGCCTTGGAATACTCAGGGATTAAGTGGAGTATATGGCTTCCTTAAAAAATTCTGGAATCTGTATTTCAACGAAGACTCATTTGAAGTTTCAGAAGAAGAACCTACAAAAGCAGAATATAAAGTTTTACATACCTTAATAAAGAAGGTAGTATATGATATTGAAAACTTCTCTTTCAATACATCCGTATCATCATTTATGATTGCTGTAAACGAGCTTCAGAAAATAAAATGCAACAAGCGCAATATTTTAGAACCGCTGGCCGTTATCATTTCTCCGTATGCTCCTCATATCTGTGAAGAACTATGGAGTTTGTTAGGACACGATACGTCTATTGAATTTGAACAGTTTCCGGTGTTAAATGAAGATTATCTTGTAGAAGACGAAATTCAGTATCCGGTAAGTGTAAATGGTAAAATGAAGTTCAAAATTTCACTTTCAGCTCAATTATCTGCCAAAGAAGTAGAAGATTTGGTGATTTCGAGTGAGAAAATGCAACAGATTTTGGAGGGTAAAACCCCTAAAAAAATCATTGTAGTCCCTCACCGTATTGTGAATATCGTAATTTAA
- a CDS encoding lipocalin family protein produces MKKLALLFAGLSLFAATGCSDNNDTVLEAPLVGTWQPLKEVVTTVEVGEDPVSNTITYTDCQKQTRWWFSADSKGGKTNWGDTATPGQCAILSDIKFNYTYNKEGKDVQMKIQGIVEPQNAKVITLDDTTLNLAVREETQDPKIFQTRTYTFKRVIQ; encoded by the coding sequence ATGAAGAAATTAGCATTACTATTTGCAGGTTTGTCTTTGTTTGCAGCTACAGGGTGTAGTGATAATAATGATACTGTTCTGGAAGCTCCTCTAGTTGGGACTTGGCAACCATTAAAAGAAGTAGTTACTACTGTTGAGGTGGGTGAGGACCCGGTTTCTAACACGATTACTTATACTGACTGTCAGAAACAAACAAGATGGTGGTTCAGCGCTGACTCCAAAGGAGGGAAAACAAACTGGGGAGATACCGCTACACCTGGTCAGTGTGCTATTCTTTCTGATATAAAATTCAATTATACCTATAATAAAGAAGGAAAAGACGTTCAAATGAAAATTCAGGGGATTGTAGAGCCTCAGAATGCAAAGGTTATTACTTTGGATGATACAACGCTCAATCTTGCTGTAAGAGAGGAGACTCAGGATCCGAAAATATTCCAGACAAGAACATATACCTTCAAAAGAGTTATTCAATAA
- a CDS encoding acyltransferase family protein encodes MQDITKNNFDFIRVLLAFIVFLGHLGTLSASPDLKIFEHSPIEIAVFGFFAVSGFLIARSYDRSSSLKSYLKKRIRRIVPAYLLVIFLCAILLSLVSTYSLTEYFSNTQVYKYLFWNSLFLNFKAPWLPGVFGNQAVNGALWTLKIEMCYYFSVPLLFLLFGKNNKYRNISLVILYFLSLIYLNYFESLHKISVAKQLPGTLSYFIPGMLIYFNFDKFIKYKNILFIIAVTTVWIDLYLNIQLFSPMMIGVIVMYIAYSFKFLNNFGKYGDFTYGIYIFHFPIIRTFQTLGLFEDYNPFVMALVCMLVVIAVGVSSWHFYEKRFL; translated from the coding sequence ATGCAGGATATTACGAAAAACAATTTTGATTTCATACGTGTTCTCCTTGCCTTTATTGTCTTTCTTGGACATCTTGGCACCCTCAGCGCTTCTCCCGATCTTAAAATTTTTGAGCACAGCCCTATAGAAATTGCTGTTTTCGGTTTCTTTGCAGTGAGTGGATTTCTTATCGCAAGGAGCTATGACAGGTCTTCAAGCCTGAAAAGTTATTTAAAAAAGAGAATCAGAAGAATTGTTCCCGCTTATTTATTGGTTATTTTCTTATGTGCAATTTTATTAAGTTTGGTAAGTACGTATTCTCTCACCGAATATTTCAGCAATACACAAGTTTATAAATATCTTTTTTGGAATTCATTATTTTTAAATTTTAAAGCCCCCTGGCTTCCCGGAGTTTTTGGAAATCAAGCAGTGAATGGTGCCTTATGGACGCTGAAAATAGAAATGTGCTATTATTTCTCTGTACCATTGTTGTTTTTGCTTTTCGGAAAGAATAACAAATACAGGAATATAAGCTTGGTTATTTTATACTTTTTATCACTTATTTATCTTAATTATTTTGAATCTTTACATAAAATTTCAGTTGCCAAACAGCTTCCAGGAACACTATCCTATTTTATCCCCGGAATGCTGATTTACTTTAATTTTGATAAATTCATCAAGTATAAAAATATACTCTTCATCATTGCTGTTACCACGGTGTGGATTGATTTATACTTAAATATTCAGCTTTTTTCCCCAATGATGATTGGTGTTATTGTAATGTACATTGCCTATTCATTCAAATTCTTAAACAATTTCGGAAAATATGGTGATTTCACCTACGGAATCTACATTTTCCATTTTCCTATTATCAGAACTTTCCAGACTTTAGGGTTGTTTGAAGATTACAATCCATTTGTAATGGCTTTGGTATGTATGTTGGTGGTTATTGCGGTAGGGGTAAGCTCCTGGCATTTTTATGAAAAAAGATTTTTATAA
- a CDS encoding glycosyltransferase family 2 protein produces MKDLVSIITPCYNSAEFIEETIQSVLDQTYENWEWLITDDLSKDNTVEIIRKYNDPRIKLQVLEKNGGAGNARNNSLERAQGRYIAFLDSDDYWYPEYLETMTGYMQEHNAELVYCNYSRCDEQLQPILKDFLADKVVTFSNLLKTCRLAPVSTMYDTKRVGKFLFPVKSKREDHVMWLNLLKVIPEGIPVKKTLAKYRMRENSVSRKKKNIIKDQYLVYKDFMGFSTLKSLYYTANWALNGFMKYSKIFN; encoded by the coding sequence ATGAAAGATCTTGTCTCCATTATCACTCCCTGTTATAATTCTGCAGAATTTATCGAGGAAACCATACAATCTGTTCTTGACCAAACCTATGAAAACTGGGAATGGCTGATTACTGATGACCTTTCCAAAGATAATACTGTTGAGATCATCAGAAAATACAATGATCCCAGAATAAAACTGCAGGTACTTGAGAAAAACGGTGGGGCAGGAAATGCAAGGAACAATAGCTTGGAAAGAGCCCAGGGCAGATATATTGCTTTTCTGGATTCTGACGATTACTGGTATCCTGAATATCTGGAAACGATGACAGGTTATATGCAGGAACATAATGCAGAACTGGTCTACTGTAATTATTCAAGATGTGATGAGCAGCTTCAGCCCATTCTGAAAGATTTCCTGGCTGATAAAGTCGTTACTTTTTCTAATCTGCTGAAGACATGCCGTCTTGCACCGGTTTCTACAATGTATGATACCAAAAGAGTTGGAAAATTTTTGTTTCCTGTAAAAAGCAAACGTGAAGATCATGTGATGTGGCTTAATCTTTTAAAAGTAATTCCTGAGGGGATTCCTGTAAAAAAGACACTCGCAAAATACAGAATGCGTGAAAACAGTGTTTCCAGAAAGAAGAAAAATATCATCAAAGATCAATATCTTGTTTATAAAGATTTCATGGGCTTTTCAACATTAAAATCATTGTACTATACGGCGAACTGGGCACTGAACGGATTCATGAAGTATTCGAAAATTTTCAATTAA
- a CDS encoding deoxyuridine 5'-triphosphate nucleotidohydrolase: MEYSKEFKAALSAFSGTEKDKLIFRLLRKDKLLSKKLYFELIDPETTDDKRNTMEEIVTEKVLLASKYTGNAPYFLTIIRKISAEITEHIKITTDKFGEVSLNLLLVNKILENNSDLSRQRFDNVYKLYIYIINKVFKSLTLIKKLDEDYWMEIDEYLRDTQKKISENHYLQKLCLNNGLDLNWLECDRIPENIDQIMKEMKSQGYLR; the protein is encoded by the coding sequence ATGGAGTATTCAAAAGAGTTCAAAGCCGCTCTGAGCGCTTTTTCCGGTACCGAGAAAGACAAACTTATTTTCAGACTTCTGAGAAAGGATAAATTATTGTCTAAAAAATTATATTTCGAGCTTATTGATCCTGAAACCACAGATGATAAGAGAAATACAATGGAGGAAATTGTAACGGAAAAGGTTCTTTTAGCCTCAAAATATACCGGAAATGCTCCCTATTTTCTGACTATTATCCGAAAGATAAGTGCAGAAATCACTGAACACATCAAAATTACCACCGATAAATTCGGGGAAGTTTCATTGAATCTTCTTCTTGTCAATAAAATCCTGGAAAACAACAGCGACCTCAGCAGACAGAGGTTTGACAATGTGTACAAGCTTTATATTTATATCATCAACAAAGTATTCAAGTCTTTGACTCTTATTAAAAAACTGGATGAGGATTACTGGATGGAAATTGATGAATATCTGCGTGACACCCAAAAGAAGATCTCAGAAAATCATTATCTTCAGAAACTGTGTTTAAACAATGGTCTTGACCTCAACTGGCTGGAATGCGACAGGATTCCTGAAAACATAGATCAGATCATGAAGGAAATGAAAAGCCAGGGATATTTAAGATAA
- a CDS encoding 3-deoxy-D-manno-octulosonic acid transferase — translation MAFLYNIFISLLIFGMKVFALINDKTKKGVEGRKQSLDKVKSAFAKTDKVIWMHAASLGEYEQGLPVLEKLKENFPQHKVLVTFFSPSGYENVAKKKHIADVICYLPFDKKNTVKEFVSQFNAELFFTVKYDYWYNLLAELKSKGTKIYVISALFYERQSFFTSYGKWFVKQLQKNVDWFFHQTQFSLALAKSVGLMKSSVTGDTRFDRVKQLRERNNHVDFIADFIGENKAVVFGSSWQAEEKIAEIVSRKNNTVKLIIAPHDLKRVEHLKSIFPDALLYSQIQNGQLLTNNAQLLIIDSIGLLSKLYSYADAAVVGGGFHDAGLHNILEAATFGVPVVFGNHYKKNPEADDLIAANGGKSFPDEYTAAEFVLFLMNEDNQEELTEMSQNAGKFVDGKPDSTQMILQKILS, via the coding sequence ATGGCTTTTCTATACAATATATTTATCAGTCTCCTTATCTTCGGAATGAAGGTTTTTGCATTGATTAATGATAAAACTAAAAAAGGCGTTGAAGGAAGAAAGCAATCGTTAGATAAAGTAAAATCTGCATTTGCAAAAACAGATAAAGTAATCTGGATGCATGCTGCAAGTCTGGGAGAATATGAACAAGGACTGCCTGTCCTGGAAAAGCTTAAAGAGAATTTTCCCCAACATAAAGTTCTGGTGACTTTTTTTTCTCCTTCAGGATATGAAAATGTTGCTAAGAAGAAACATATCGCAGACGTTATTTGTTACTTGCCATTTGATAAAAAAAACACTGTGAAGGAATTTGTATCACAGTTTAATGCTGAACTATTTTTTACGGTTAAATATGATTACTGGTATAATCTGCTTGCTGAACTGAAAAGTAAAGGGACAAAGATCTACGTTATTTCAGCTCTGTTCTATGAAAGACAATCCTTCTTTACTTCCTATGGCAAATGGTTTGTAAAGCAGCTTCAGAAAAATGTGGATTGGTTTTTTCATCAGACTCAGTTTTCCTTAGCTCTGGCTAAAAGTGTAGGTTTGATGAAGTCTTCTGTAACGGGAGATACAAGGTTTGACAGAGTAAAGCAACTTCGTGAACGGAACAACCATGTTGATTTTATTGCGGATTTTATAGGAGAAAATAAAGCTGTGGTCTTTGGGAGTTCATGGCAGGCTGAAGAAAAAATAGCAGAAATAGTTTCCCGTAAAAATAATACAGTGAAACTCATTATTGCACCACATGATCTGAAAAGAGTAGAGCATTTGAAAAGTATATTCCCGGATGCTTTATTATACAGTCAAATACAAAACGGCCAGCTATTAACGAACAATGCTCAACTTCTGATTATAGACAGCATCGGTTTATTGTCAAAACTCTATTCTTATGCAGATGCAGCTGTTGTAGGAGGCGGATTTCATGATGCCGGACTTCATAACATTCTGGAAGCAGCAACTTTTGGTGTTCCTGTGGTTTTTGGAAATCATTATAAAAAGAATCCGGAAGCCGATGATCTGATCGCTGCGAATGGTGGAAAATCATTTCCAGACGAATATACAGCCGCAGAATTTGTTTTATTTCTTATGAATGAAGATAATCAGGAAGAGCTTACAGAAATGTCTCAGAATGCAGGGAAATTCGTAGACGGAAAACCAGATTCTACTCAAATGATTCTGCAGAAAATTTTATCTTAA
- a CDS encoding cupin domain-containing protein codes for MIHSKENSEHYIWGNHCDSWILKSTQELSVKQEKMPAGTSEKLHFHKVAEQFFYILKGEAVFYINEEKYRVKQGESISVAPESKHFISNESTEEIEFLVISNPPADHDRIEIKE; via the coding sequence ATGATACACTCTAAAGAAAATTCAGAACATTATATCTGGGGAAACCATTGTGACAGCTGGATTCTGAAAAGTACACAAGAATTATCTGTGAAGCAGGAAAAAATGCCCGCAGGAACTTCAGAAAAACTACACTTTCACAAAGTGGCAGAACAGTTTTTTTATATTCTCAAAGGAGAAGCTGTATTCTATATCAATGAAGAGAAATATCGGGTTAAACAGGGCGAATCTATTTCTGTTGCACCGGAATCAAAACATTTTATCTCTAATGAATCCACCGAAGAAATTGAATTTTTAGTCATATCCAATCCACCTGCGGATCATGATAGAATTGAAATAAAAGAATAA